One segment of Nocardioides sp. QY071 DNA contains the following:
- a CDS encoding MlaD family protein: MTRRSGPRSGLIPTLTKSLVFAVVTVLATLALAGTIRNSAAGPSNEYVAMFSDATSLNKGDDVRMAGVKVGTVTSVEVSGDRVARVRFTVADNAPLGAGARAMLRFRNLVGQRYVALEPGDVNGKRLAPGHVFGLDATQPALDLTVLFNGFQPLFRLLDPDDVNNLSAQVIAVFQGEGPTVEGLLKSTASLTSTLADRDQVIGQLITNLSSVLGVVEERSGQLDTTLVTLQQLVSGLAADRKTIGSTIDGMGDLSESVADLLQEGRAPLKRSIKALGDLSGVLANNEDVIDKALATLPTKVQRLAKIASYGSWVNFYICSIKGRIPLPEGYYGDLGVQPVAGRCR; the protein is encoded by the coding sequence ATGACCCGGAGGAGCGGTCCCCGCAGCGGGTTGATCCCGACACTGACCAAGTCCCTCGTGTTCGCCGTGGTCACGGTCCTCGCGACGCTGGCACTGGCCGGCACCATCCGCAACAGTGCGGCCGGTCCGTCCAACGAGTACGTCGCGATGTTCAGCGACGCCACCAGCCTCAACAAGGGCGACGACGTGCGGATGGCCGGCGTCAAGGTCGGCACCGTCACGAGCGTCGAGGTCAGCGGCGACCGGGTCGCCCGGGTGCGCTTCACGGTCGCCGACAACGCTCCGCTCGGCGCCGGCGCCCGCGCCATGCTGCGCTTCCGCAACCTCGTCGGTCAGCGCTACGTCGCCCTCGAACCGGGCGACGTCAACGGCAAGCGGCTCGCGCCCGGCCACGTGTTCGGGCTCGACGCGACGCAGCCGGCGCTCGACCTCACCGTGCTGTTCAACGGCTTCCAGCCCCTGTTCCGGCTGCTCGACCCCGACGACGTCAACAACCTCAGCGCCCAGGTGATCGCCGTCTTCCAGGGCGAGGGGCCGACGGTCGAGGGCCTGCTGAAGAGCACCGCCAGCCTCACCTCGACGCTCGCGGACCGCGACCAGGTGATCGGCCAGCTGATCACCAACCTGTCCTCGGTCCTCGGGGTCGTCGAGGAGCGCTCCGGACAGCTCGACACCACGCTGGTCACCCTCCAGCAGCTGGTCAGCGGCCTGGCCGCGGACCGCAAGACGATCGGCTCGACCATCGACGGGATGGGCGACCTGTCCGAGAGCGTGGCCGACCTGCTCCAGGAGGGACGGGCCCCGCTCAAGCGCTCCATCAAGGCGCTCGGCGACCTGTCGGGGGTGCTCGCCAACAACGAGGACGTGATCGACAAGGCGCTCGCGACGCTGCCGACGAAGGTCCAGCGGCTCGCGAAGATCGCCAGCTACGGCTCCTGGGTCAACTTCTACATCTGCTCGATCAAGGGCCGGATCCCCCTGCCCGAGGGCTACTACGGCGACCTCGGCGTGCAGCCGGTCGCGGGGAGGTGCCGCTGA
- a CDS encoding MCE family protein yields the protein MSTRRRRTPAALVAALGISLGLTGCGILGGGVYDAPLPGGADLGKDPITVTAEFADVLDLVPQSSVKVDNVAVGRVTDIDLGDDGRTAVVTMQVRRDVDLPSATTARLQQTSLLGEKYVALVRPEGGGETMPASGRLADRAVLTTADTDAAATAEQVLGALSLVLNGGGVGQFQEISRELQKVGDGQTAEVRDFLDQLGRFVGVLDQRKDAITGALDGLARLSTVLDGDRKQIATVLDDLSPGMKVLVEQRPQLTKMLQSLDRLSKVTVRTLNASQKDMVRDLRALDPILSELAKSGADLPYSLEILLTYPFPDSVLGAIRGDYLNVFMTTNFRTLPAGCAAVGCSWPQPTAGGGSASRSRNLSLPGDAPPTMLPSTDSATPTTGTPTVPGPSILPSAPSSSGSSSGSSSGSTSGSTSGSATSGSPSGSASDSASGSPSGSSSGSASSEGGE from the coding sequence GTGAGCACCCGACGCCGCCGCACCCCGGCCGCACTCGTCGCCGCCCTCGGGATCAGCCTCGGCCTGACCGGGTGCGGGATCCTGGGTGGAGGCGTCTACGACGCCCCGCTGCCCGGCGGAGCCGACCTCGGCAAGGACCCCATCACAGTGACCGCCGAGTTCGCCGACGTCCTCGACCTGGTGCCGCAGTCGAGCGTCAAGGTCGACAACGTCGCGGTCGGCCGGGTCACCGACATCGACCTCGGTGACGACGGGCGCACGGCCGTGGTCACCATGCAGGTGCGGCGTGACGTCGACCTGCCGTCGGCGACCACCGCCAGGCTGCAGCAGACCTCCCTGCTGGGGGAGAAGTACGTCGCCCTGGTCCGTCCCGAGGGCGGCGGCGAGACCATGCCCGCCTCGGGCCGGCTCGCCGACCGTGCCGTCCTCACCACCGCCGACACCGATGCCGCGGCCACCGCCGAGCAGGTGCTCGGAGCGCTGTCGCTGGTCCTCAACGGTGGCGGCGTCGGCCAGTTCCAGGAGATCTCCCGTGAGCTGCAGAAGGTCGGCGACGGGCAGACCGCCGAGGTCCGCGACTTCCTCGACCAGCTCGGCCGGTTCGTCGGCGTACTCGACCAGCGCAAGGACGCCATCACCGGCGCCCTGGACGGTCTGGCCCGCCTCTCGACCGTGCTCGACGGCGATCGCAAGCAGATCGCGACCGTCCTCGACGACCTGTCGCCGGGCATGAAGGTGCTCGTCGAGCAGCGACCCCAGCTGACCAAGATGCTGCAGTCGCTCGACCGGCTCTCGAAGGTCACCGTCCGCACGCTGAACGCCTCGCAGAAGGACATGGTCCGCGACCTGAGGGCGCTCGACCCGATCCTCTCCGAGCTCGCGAAGTCCGGCGCCGACCTCCCGTACTCGCTGGAGATCCTGCTGACCTACCCGTTCCCCGACTCGGTGCTCGGCGCGATCCGCGGCGACTACCTGAACGTCTTCATGACCACCAACTTCCGCACCCTTCCTGCGGGCTGTGCGGCGGTTGGCTGCTCGTGGCCCCAACCCACGGCAGGTGGCGGGTCGGCGTCGCGTTCTCGCAACCTCTCCCTCCCCGGGGACGCGCCGCCGACCATGCTGCCGTCCACCGACAGCGCGACCCCCACGACCGGCACACCCACGGTGCCCGGACCGTCGATCCTGCCGAGCGCACCGTCCTCGTCCGGGTCCTCGAGCGGCTCCTCGAGCGGCTCAACGAGCGGCTCAACGAGCGGTTCGGCGACCAGCGGTTCCCCGAGCGGCTCGGCCAGCGACTCCGCGAGCGGGTCGCCCAGCGGATCGTCGAGCGGCTCGGCCAGCAGCGAAGGAGGCGAGTGA
- a CDS encoding mismatch-specific DNA-glycosylase: MNDRARRTFSRAELESYRDAVVPDLLPNAPGQVLRLLFVGINPGLWTAATQTHFAHPGNRFYPALLLGGVITEPVDPADGMSDSERTMMRERGIGISNVVHRATAKASELSAEELRAGGQQLVELVARERPKVVAIAGITAYRTAFGLPKAVPGRQPDTIDDLWSGAELWVVPNPSGLNAHETVASLAAAYREVAVAAGVI, encoded by the coding sequence ATGAACGACAGGGCGCGCCGTACCTTCTCCCGGGCCGAGCTCGAGTCCTACCGCGACGCCGTGGTCCCCGACCTGCTCCCGAACGCACCCGGCCAGGTGCTCCGACTGCTGTTCGTCGGCATCAACCCCGGGCTGTGGACCGCGGCGACCCAGACCCACTTCGCGCACCCGGGCAACCGCTTCTACCCGGCGCTGCTGCTGGGCGGGGTGATCACCGAGCCGGTCGACCCGGCCGACGGGATGAGCGACTCCGAGCGGACCATGATGCGCGAGCGCGGCATCGGGATCAGCAACGTCGTGCACCGCGCGACCGCGAAGGCCTCCGAGCTGAGCGCCGAGGAGCTCAGGGCCGGCGGGCAGCAGCTGGTCGAGCTGGTGGCCCGCGAACGGCCGAAGGTCGTGGCGATCGCCGGGATCACGGCGTACCGCACCGCCTTCGGGCTCCCCAAGGCCGTCCCCGGCCGCCAGCCGGACACGATCGACGACCTGTGGTCGGGCGCAGAGCTGTGGGTGGTGCCCAACCCGAGCGGGCTCAACGCCCACGAGACCGTCGCCTCGCTGGCCGCGGCCTACCGCGAGGTGGCGGTGGCGGCCGGGGTCATCTGA
- a CDS encoding MlaD family protein, which produces MQQLTRGVHVKLGLFVLVALLGTSYLGASYVGFTPFSDGYRVTVSLPEGGGLFVHSEVTYRGVQVGKVTAMDPTDDGVEVTAEIEPGAPDIPADSTAHVRSRSAIGEQYLDLEGTTSKDLLADGDHLTAGRDALPEDLSEVLRASRDLVASVPSDSLNTVVDESYLISQGLSQDFGRLLETSREFQQAADDNFLVSASLIRNADRVLATQEDSSTAIGSYSKDLALFAQALADSDTDLRTLIAATPGAAEQLSLLIRDVGQPLSNLMDNLIPTATVFGANATAVRDALIRLPEAVSIGWATTSGRGVNLGMVPTFFNPLPCVTGYSGTTLRRGTDATEGPPLNRKAGCTAPRGEGNVRGPQAVAGGTGDGTAHRPADVDLVEDLDDLLGGGR; this is translated from the coding sequence GTGCAGCAGCTCACCCGCGGAGTCCACGTCAAGCTCGGCCTGTTCGTGCTGGTCGCGCTCCTCGGCACCAGCTACCTCGGGGCGTCGTACGTCGGCTTCACGCCGTTCTCCGACGGCTACCGGGTCACCGTGTCGCTGCCCGAGGGTGGCGGCCTGTTCGTCCACTCCGAGGTCACCTACCGCGGCGTCCAGGTCGGCAAGGTGACCGCGATGGACCCGACCGACGACGGCGTTGAGGTGACCGCCGAGATCGAGCCGGGCGCACCGGACATCCCGGCCGACTCGACGGCGCACGTGCGCAGCCGGTCCGCCATCGGCGAGCAGTACCTCGACCTGGAGGGCACGACGTCCAAGGACCTGCTCGCCGACGGCGACCACCTGACCGCGGGCCGCGACGCGTTGCCCGAGGACCTCTCCGAGGTGCTGCGGGCCAGTCGCGACCTGGTCGCGTCGGTGCCCTCGGACTCGCTGAACACGGTCGTCGACGAGAGCTACCTGATCTCCCAGGGGCTCAGCCAGGACTTCGGCCGGCTCCTGGAGACCTCGCGGGAGTTCCAGCAGGCGGCCGACGACAACTTCCTGGTCAGCGCCTCGCTGATCCGCAACGCCGACCGGGTGCTGGCCACCCAGGAGGACTCCAGCACCGCGATCGGCTCCTACAGCAAGGACCTCGCGTTGTTCGCCCAGGCGCTCGCCGACTCCGACACCGACCTGCGCACCCTGATCGCGGCGACGCCCGGAGCGGCCGAGCAGCTGAGCCTGCTGATCCGGGACGTCGGCCAGCCGTTGTCGAACCTGATGGACAACCTGATCCCGACCGCCACCGTCTTCGGGGCCAACGCCACCGCGGTGCGCGACGCCCTCATCCGGCTCCCGGAGGCAGTGAGCATCGGCTGGGCCACCACGAGCGGCCGCGGCGTCAACCTCGGCATGGTGCCGACCTTCTTCAACCCGCTGCCGTGCGTCACTGGCTACAGTGGCACGACCCTGCGCCGGGGCACCGACGCGACCGAGGGGCCGCCGCTCAACCGCAAGGCAGGGTGCACCGCGCCGCGCGGCGAGGGCAACGTGCGCGGTCCGCAGGCCGTGGCCGGTGGCACCGGCGACGGGACCGCCCACCGACCGGCCGACGTCGACCTCGTCGAGGACCTCGACGACCTGCTGGGAGGTGGCCGGTGA
- a CDS encoding MCE family protein, with amino-acid sequence MKSRSLRWTAVAAGLVLLVAAAVVGVRMLRPGTELTADFDSAVGLYPGSDVQVLGVPVGTVTKVHPVGGKVRVTMRLDEGRKAARGTGAVIVAPTLVSDRYVQLTTPWVRGPALKNGARITKTAVPVEIDALYKSLADVGEALGPNGANRNGALSDLLNAVAENLDGQGASINTMLRDFSKASATVSGVDDDFFATVENLDTLNQTLLDHDQGVAGANQQLAVVAQYLSEDRENLTSAITELGKALALLEGFVKENRGALKRSVDGLRGPSQVLVNQQKSLAEAVRTIPLALQNFINTYDPTSNTLQGRGNLNELTLWSDDGKSARTSQEAPPLLLPGLDGGE; translated from the coding sequence ATGAAGTCCCGTTCCCTGCGCTGGACGGCGGTCGCCGCCGGCCTGGTGCTGCTCGTCGCCGCGGCCGTGGTGGGGGTGCGGATGCTGCGCCCCGGCACCGAGCTGACGGCCGACTTCGACTCCGCGGTCGGCCTCTACCCGGGCTCCGACGTCCAGGTGCTCGGCGTCCCGGTCGGCACGGTCACCAAGGTCCACCCCGTGGGTGGGAAGGTCCGGGTCACGATGCGCCTCGACGAGGGCCGCAAGGCCGCCCGTGGCACTGGCGCCGTGATCGTCGCGCCGACCCTGGTCAGCGACCGCTACGTCCAGCTCACCACGCCGTGGGTCCGCGGCCCGGCGCTGAAGAACGGCGCCCGGATCACGAAGACGGCGGTGCCGGTCGAGATCGACGCGCTCTACAAGAGCCTCGCCGACGTGGGGGAGGCGCTCGGACCCAACGGCGCCAACCGCAACGGCGCGCTCTCCGACCTGCTGAACGCGGTCGCCGAGAACCTCGACGGCCAGGGGGCATCGATCAACACCATGCTGCGCGACTTCTCTAAGGCCTCGGCGACGGTCTCCGGCGTCGACGACGACTTCTTCGCCACCGTCGAGAACCTCGACACCCTCAACCAGACCCTGCTCGACCACGACCAGGGTGTGGCCGGCGCCAACCAGCAGCTCGCCGTGGTCGCGCAGTACCTCTCCGAGGACCGCGAGAACCTCACCTCGGCGATCACCGAGCTGGGCAAGGCGCTGGCGCTGCTCGAGGGCTTCGTGAAGGAGAACCGCGGCGCACTCAAGCGCAGCGTCGACGGGCTGCGCGGGCCGAGCCAGGTGCTGGTCAACCAGCAGAAGTCGCTCGCCGAGGCGGTGCGCACCATCCCGCTCGCCCTGCAGAACTTCATCAACACCTACGACCCCACGTCGAACACCCTGCAGGGCCGCGGCAACCTCAACGAGCTCACCCTGTGGAGCGACGACGGCAAGTCCGCCCGCACCTCCCAGGAGGCACCTCCGTTGCTGCTGCCCGGCCTGGACGGGGGTGAGTGA
- a CDS encoding DNA methyltransferase: MPNEPGPWNTFVEGDNLDVLASLPSASYDLIYLDPPYNTGNDFAYHDDFRGERGAGAAGRHAAWVAYLRPRIEAGHRVLAETGALFVSIDDHEVAHLRLLLDEVYGEANFLAQVVVNLNPKGRQLGKGFATSHEYLLVYAKDVARCVLDATSTTTVVEADFPLEAPDGRRYRRLPLRNTNKKFNPLSAPTLHFPVWGDPATGRVATTPFPGAEEIKPVFGDGTPAVWRWSRPRIDERPDDLECRVVRGTRGDRVDVYQRDWRHPVGGRRKKLPTIWLAEEVGSTDTAVAELKDLVGHVFESPKPTGLLLRVIGTMPDDARVLDYFAGSGTTGHAVALANAADGGRRTCLSVNSAEPTRPGSNAERAGHPTVSSVTRARLRAVAERVGGGYAELS; this comes from the coding sequence GTGCCCAACGAGCCGGGACCGTGGAACACCTTCGTCGAGGGCGACAACCTCGACGTCCTCGCGTCGCTGCCCTCGGCGTCGTACGACCTCATCTACCTCGACCCGCCCTACAACACCGGCAACGACTTCGCCTACCACGACGACTTCCGCGGTGAGCGGGGCGCGGGCGCGGCCGGCCGGCACGCCGCCTGGGTGGCCTACCTGCGGCCGCGGATCGAGGCGGGCCACCGGGTGCTCGCCGAGACCGGGGCGCTGTTCGTCAGCATCGACGACCACGAGGTCGCGCACCTGCGGCTGCTCCTCGACGAGGTCTACGGCGAGGCCAACTTCCTCGCGCAGGTGGTGGTCAACCTCAACCCGAAGGGCCGTCAGCTGGGGAAGGGGTTCGCGACCTCGCACGAGTACCTGCTCGTCTACGCCAAGGACGTCGCCCGCTGCGTGCTCGACGCGACGTCGACGACGACCGTGGTCGAGGCGGACTTCCCGCTCGAGGCACCCGACGGGCGCCGTTACCGGCGGCTGCCGCTGCGCAACACCAACAAGAAGTTCAACCCGCTCTCGGCGCCGACCCTGCACTTCCCGGTCTGGGGGGACCCGGCGACGGGCCGGGTCGCCACGACGCCGTTCCCGGGCGCCGAGGAGATCAAGCCCGTGTTCGGGGACGGTACGCCGGCCGTGTGGCGCTGGTCCCGGCCCCGGATCGACGAGCGGCCCGACGACCTCGAGTGCCGCGTAGTACGCGGCACCCGGGGCGACCGGGTCGACGTCTACCAGCGCGACTGGCGCCACCCCGTCGGCGGGCGCCGCAAGAAGCTGCCGACCATTTGGCTCGCCGAGGAGGTCGGATCCACCGACACCGCGGTCGCCGAGCTCAAGGACCTGGTCGGCCACGTCTTCGAGTCGCCCAAGCCGACCGGCCTCCTGCTGCGCGTCATCGGCACCATGCCCGACGACGCCCGGGTCCTCGACTACTTCGCCGGCAGCGGCACCACCGGGCACGCCGTCGCCCTCGCGAACGCGGCCGACGGCGGCCGTCGTACCTGTCTCTCGGTCAACTCCGCCGAGCCCACCCGCCCCGGCTCCAACGCCGAGCGCGCGGGCCACCCGACCGTCTCGTCGGTGACCCGCGCCCGGCTCCGGGCGGTCGCCGAGCGCGTCGGCGGCGGGTACGCCGAGCTCAGCTGA
- a CDS encoding FG-GAP-like repeat-containing protein, with protein sequence MSNITPPGWYPDGDGMERRWDGSDWTAERRPMTRFAPADESTRARPEPETPPPAAPPPASPPAGYGHIPSLGYGGPQPPYTPMPAPMPAPMPASMPSPPRRNRLGLWIALAVVLVLLAGAAGTLAALRPWEDDTSAGGGGGDGGDDGKDHPAAIQGDIDGDGHGDAVFYFSPDYESTRRVTASSNGTVFTTSELAVEESREPDELYLDWDDDGTNEQLAWSFVDDANQLTLSSTDKEFPGDQTFRLALSSLEEYGTRIQVQAGDFDGDGSADLALIGPNDRSVEVQVLLGDGSGGFADPVRWAALTNATIDSTEIRAGDFDHDGLADLWTRLPAEKVKDEDYTGYYSGKRGYALLSSTGKEFEVGAVTEDDLYADAYLVGDVTGDGTTSLVAVQASSYDEEVEVTVYDLADGRPRAVAGFTGTSTIGQRTLQGATLSDVDGDGDGDVVFVVKASQEAKFTGVQVMKSTGTVFEKATVWAETPACENSDCRIEFPES encoded by the coding sequence TTGAGCAACATCACCCCTCCCGGCTGGTACCCGGACGGTGACGGCATGGAGCGCCGCTGGGACGGCTCGGACTGGACCGCCGAGCGTCGACCGATGACCCGGTTCGCGCCGGCCGACGAGTCGACCCGGGCCCGCCCGGAGCCGGAGACCCCACCGCCCGCCGCTCCGCCGCCTGCATCTCCGCCCGCCGGCTACGGTCACATCCCCTCGCTCGGGTACGGCGGCCCGCAGCCGCCGTACACCCCGATGCCGGCCCCGATGCCGGCCCCGATGCCCGCCTCGATGCCGTCCCCGCCCCGGCGCAACCGCCTCGGCCTGTGGATCGCGCTCGCCGTCGTCCTGGTCCTGCTGGCCGGTGCGGCCGGCACCCTGGCCGCGTTGCGCCCGTGGGAGGACGACACAAGTGCCGGCGGTGGCGGCGGCGACGGGGGCGACGACGGCAAGGACCACCCCGCGGCGATCCAGGGCGACATCGACGGCGACGGCCACGGCGACGCGGTCTTCTACTTCTCCCCGGACTACGAGAGCACGCGCCGGGTCACCGCGAGCAGCAACGGCACCGTGTTCACGACCAGCGAGCTCGCGGTCGAGGAGTCCCGGGAGCCGGACGAGCTCTACCTCGACTGGGACGACGACGGCACCAACGAGCAGCTCGCCTGGTCCTTCGTCGACGACGCCAACCAGCTGACCCTGTCGTCCACCGACAAGGAGTTCCCCGGCGACCAGACCTTCCGGCTCGCCCTGTCCTCGCTCGAGGAGTACGGCACCCGCATCCAGGTGCAGGCCGGCGACTTCGACGGCGACGGCAGCGCCGACCTCGCCCTCATCGGTCCCAACGACCGCAGCGTCGAGGTGCAGGTGCTCCTCGGCGACGGGAGCGGCGGCTTCGCCGACCCGGTCCGGTGGGCCGCGCTGACCAACGCGACGATCGACTCGACCGAGATCCGGGCCGGCGACTTCGACCACGACGGCTTGGCCGACCTGTGGACCCGGCTGCCGGCCGAGAAGGTGAAGGACGAGGACTACACCGGCTACTACTCCGGCAAGCGGGGCTACGCGCTGCTCTCCTCGACCGGCAAGGAGTTCGAGGTCGGCGCGGTCACCGAGGACGACCTGTACGCCGACGCCTACCTCGTCGGCGACGTCACCGGTGACGGCACCACCAGCCTGGTCGCCGTCCAGGCCAGCTCGTACGACGAGGAGGTCGAGGTCACCGTCTACGACCTCGCCGACGGCCGCCCCCGCGCCGTCGCCGGCTTCACCGGCACCTCCACGATCGGCCAGCGCACCCTCCAGGGGGCGACCCTGAGCGACGTCGACGGCGACGGCGACGGCGACGTGGTGTTCGTCGTCAAGGCCTCCCAGGAGGCGAAGTTCACCGGCGTGCAGGTGATGAAGTCGACCGGCACCGTCTTCGAGAAGGCCACGGTGTGGGCCGAGACCCCGGCGTGCGAGAACTCCGACTGCCGCATCGAGTTCCCCGAGTCCTGA
- a CDS encoding wax ester/triacylglycerol synthase family O-acyltransferase, with protein MVSVPGNRLIDPTSAAFLLAENRNMPMHVGGLQLFEPPADAGPDYVREMFESMRDTERIAPLFLKHPYRSVKTGGTLVWRDDEQFDIEHHVRHSALPQPGRVRELLELVGRLHSTRLAWERPLWETHVIEGLADGRVAMYTKLHHALVDGISAMRLMASTLSSDAERRSMPAPFAEGAARRRKPEPESADSLPAAAVGAATTAARTLADLPGDAVRTALSISADAAGMPMALVKTLRKGLKNETSAVSLAAPRTIFNQSITGARRFAAQDWPVERIRGVGKATGTTINDVVLAMCSGAMRTYLTELDALPEQSMVSMVPVGLKAKQAGTASADGGNAIGSVMVRLATDKADPADRLRTISQSMKDGKEALSSMTPNQIVAMSAIGMAPSIVVPMLKMQGIVRPPYNLIISNVPGPRVPHYWNGAQLVGNYPVSIPINGMALNITCTSYAGNMGFGLTGCRRTVPHLQRLLTFLDDELAALEKAAGVS; from the coding sequence GTGGTCTCCGTTCCCGGCAACCGTTTGATCGACCCGACCTCCGCGGCGTTCCTGCTCGCGGAGAACCGCAACATGCCGATGCACGTCGGCGGGCTGCAGCTCTTCGAGCCGCCCGCGGACGCGGGGCCGGACTACGTGCGGGAGATGTTCGAGTCGATGCGGGACACGGAGCGGATCGCGCCCCTGTTTCTCAAGCACCCCTACCGCTCGGTCAAGACCGGCGGCACGCTGGTCTGGCGCGACGACGAGCAGTTCGACATCGAGCACCACGTGCGGCACAGCGCGCTCCCCCAGCCGGGCCGGGTCCGCGAGCTGCTCGAGCTGGTCGGCCGGCTGCACTCCACGCGGCTGGCGTGGGAGCGGCCGCTGTGGGAGACCCACGTGATCGAGGGCCTCGCCGACGGCCGGGTCGCGATGTACACCAAGCTCCACCACGCCCTCGTCGACGGCATCTCCGCGATGCGGCTGATGGCCAGCACGCTCTCCTCCGACGCCGAGCGCCGCTCCATGCCCGCCCCCTTCGCCGAGGGTGCGGCGCGCAGGCGGAAGCCGGAGCCCGAGAGCGCCGACTCGCTTCCCGCCGCCGCGGTCGGCGCCGCCACCACGGCCGCCCGCACCCTCGCCGACCTGCCCGGCGACGCCGTGCGCACGGCCCTGTCGATCAGCGCGGACGCGGCCGGGATGCCGATGGCGCTGGTCAAGACCCTGCGCAAGGGCCTCAAGAACGAGACCTCGGCCGTCTCGCTCGCGGCGCCGCGCACGATCTTCAACCAGTCGATCACCGGCGCCCGCCGCTTCGCCGCCCAGGACTGGCCGGTGGAGCGGATCCGCGGCGTCGGCAAGGCCACCGGTACGACGATCAACGACGTCGTGCTCGCCATGTGCAGCGGCGCGATGCGGACCTACCTCACCGAGCTGGACGCGCTGCCCGAGCAGTCGATGGTCTCGATGGTCCCGGTCGGCCTCAAGGCCAAGCAGGCCGGCACCGCGTCTGCTGACGGCGGCAACGCGATCGGCTCGGTGATGGTGCGCCTGGCCACCGACAAGGCCGACCCGGCCGACCGGCTGCGCACCATCAGCCAGTCGATGAAGGACGGCAAGGAGGCGCTCTCCTCGATGACGCCCAACCAGATCGTGGCGATGAGCGCGATCGGGATGGCGCCCTCGATCGTGGTGCCGATGCTGAAGATGCAGGGCATCGTGCGGCCGCCGTACAACCTCATCATCAGCAACGTGCCCGGGCCGCGGGTGCCGCACTACTGGAACGGCGCGCAGCTGGTCGGCAACTACCCCGTCTCCATCCCGATCAACGGCATGGCGCTCAACATCACCTGTACGTCGTACGCCGGCAACATGGGCTTCGGCCTCACCGGCTGCCGCCGTACCGTGCCGCACCTGCAGCGTCTGCTGACCTTCCTCGACGACGAGCTCGCCGCGCTGGAGAAGGCCGCCGGCGTCAGCTGA
- a CDS encoding MCE family protein, translating into MAARTQRRFPTAFAERNRVVIAVIGIAALVATFFATFYAEDLPVVGGGTEHQAFLAEAAGLRAGDEVRVAGVKVGKVTGVDLVGDKVLVSFRSKGVEIGDESTAAVKIKTLLGQKYLSVDPLGTEALDEPIPLEHTTTPYDVNAAFSDLSSTIGEIDTTQLEQSMTTLSQIFANTPESVRGMVDGLTRLSHTISSRDQELARLFRSTSSVTDTLAARNGEIGKLVDDGNLLLTELANRRESIRQLLQSTVTLGRELAGVVRDNQKQLKPALDKLDQVAAMLRRNQKHLGDALEVLGPYYRMLTAAMGNGRWLDSYICGLFDAQGAPVLENDVVRDCRPGGGS; encoded by the coding sequence ATGGCCGCGCGCACGCAGCGACGGTTCCCGACCGCGTTCGCCGAGCGGAACCGGGTGGTGATCGCCGTCATCGGCATCGCCGCCCTGGTCGCCACCTTCTTCGCCACCTTCTACGCCGAGGACCTGCCGGTCGTCGGCGGCGGGACCGAGCACCAGGCCTTCCTCGCCGAGGCCGCCGGCCTGCGGGCCGGCGACGAGGTCCGGGTGGCCGGGGTCAAGGTCGGCAAGGTGACCGGCGTCGACCTGGTCGGCGACAAGGTCCTGGTCAGCTTCCGGTCCAAGGGCGTCGAGATCGGCGACGAGTCGACCGCGGCGGTGAAGATCAAGACCCTGCTCGGCCAGAAGTACCTCTCCGTCGACCCCCTCGGCACCGAGGCGCTCGACGAGCCGATCCCGCTCGAGCACACGACCACGCCGTACGACGTCAACGCGGCCTTCTCCGACCTGTCCTCGACGATCGGCGAGATCGACACCACCCAGCTCGAGCAGAGCATGACCACCCTGTCCCAGATCTTCGCGAACACGCCGGAGTCGGTACGCGGCATGGTCGACGGGCTGACCCGCCTCTCGCACACGATCTCCAGCCGCGACCAGGAGCTGGCCAGGCTGTTCCGCTCGACCTCGAGCGTCACCGACACCCTCGCCGCCCGCAACGGCGAGATCGGCAAGCTCGTCGACGACGGCAACCTGCTGCTCACCGAGCTGGCCAACCGGCGTGAGTCGATCCGGCAGCTGCTGCAGTCGACGGTGACGCTGGGGCGGGAGCTGGCGGGCGTCGTACGTGACAACCAGAAGCAGCTCAAGCCGGCGCTCGACAAGCTCGACCAGGTCGCCGCGATGCTGCGCCGCAACCAGAAGCACCTGGGCGACGCGCTCGAGGTGCTCGGTCCCTACTACCGGATGCTCACCGCCGCGATGGGCAACGGCCGCTGGCTCGACTCCTACATCTGCGGCCTGTTCGACGCGCAGGGCGCGCCGGTCCTCGAGAACGACGTGGTCCGCGACTGCCGACCCGGAGGTGGCTCATGA